From a region of the Asterias amurensis chromosome 2, ASM3211899v1 genome:
- the LOC139951811 gene encoding uncharacterized protein, which yields MKILSLLLSLSLSTVMCGRNALKRTSCMTSLQCDQGFWKRKGNDIEHSCYGQSETLRYKIQDGMKKIKSMEYQHLTSFSINNEQYQLFTDNKSVIMTKWNEDEDDLREKQRLDIPSAYNAEVIFHNGNTILLVAVYNISRGCMYCNVHDNKNPSRAYHWDHSRNIFEEDHFKNLPSTGSILSFSERYRDRSTVITVFAKCGCNTRIYYLDTNEPGIVFKEIDQNNSLPSSGMVIQSVRYLKSQYILFAPLNRFNEREPIKIFKWTQNTGSLTFHRHLSTYINEETGLSTTVFKNDVFLCSVSDASKNVTIFRLKPNQGHLEKIGDIQEEVAFSMCKFVTENHELYAAVGFQSKVKLLQYDPLTGNFADAGSLPGARNIIDLISFQSRDDAYIVTASTKRHNRSYCKNKVYRKIHSPST from the exons ATGAAGATTCTAAGTCTACTTCTCTCGTTATCTCTGTCCACCGTCATGTGTGGCCGAAATGCTCTTAAGAGAACAAGCTGTATG ACGTCACTCCAATGTGATCAGGGCTTCTGGAAACGAAAGGGCAATGACATCGAGCATTCCTGCTATGGACAAT CTGAGACACTTCGATATAAAATACAGGATGGAATGAAGAAAATTAAAAGCATGGAGTACCAACATTTAACATCGTTTAGTATCAACAATGAACAGTACCAGCTCTTCACCGACAACAAATCAG TAATCATGACTAAATGGAATGAAGACGAGGACGATCTACGTGAGAAGCAGAGGCTTGACATCCCAAGTGCGTACAACGCAGAGGTAATCTTCCACAACGGGAACACCATATTGTTAGTTGCAGTTTACAACATTAGCAGAGGATGTATGTATTGCAACGTCCACGACAACAAGAACCCAAGCAGAGCATACCATTGGGATCACTCCAGAAATATCTTTGAGGAGGACCATTTTAAAAATCTGCCGTCGACGGGCTCTATACTGTCTTTCTCGGAACGATACCGCGATAGAAGCACCGTAATTACCGTCTTTGCAAAGTGTGGCTGCAATACTAGAATATATTACTTGGATACGAACGAGCCCGGCATAGTGTTTAAGGAGATTGATCAGAACAACAGCTTACCATCAAGCGGCATGGTCATTCAGTCAGTGCGCTACCTAAAATCACAGTACATTCTGTTCGCACCTCTCAATAGATTCAACGAGAGGGAGCCAATTAAAATATTCAAATGGACACAGAACACAGGATCATTAACTTTCCACAGACATCTCTCCACTTACATTAACGAGGAGACTGGCCTCAGCACAACTGTCTTCAAGAATGACGTCTTCCTCTGCAGTGTATCTGACGCGTCTAAGAATGTGACGATATTCCGGCTGAAGCCGAACCAAGGACATCTCGAGAAGATAGGAGACATTCAAGAAGAAGTGGCGTTCTCAATGTGCAAGTTCGTTACCGAGAACCATGAGCTCTACGCCGCCGTTGGGTTTCAGAGCAAAGTGAAACTGCTGCAGTACGACCCGCTTACAGGGAACTTTGCCGATGCTGGTAGTCTGCCAGGGGCCAGGAACATCATTGACTTAATAAGCTTCCAGAGCAGGGATGATGCATACATAGTCACTGCAAGCACAAAGAGACATAACAGGAGTTACTGCAAGAACAAGGTCTACAGAAAGATTCACTCCCCATCGACGTGA